A stretch of Allostreptomyces psammosilenae DNA encodes these proteins:
- the crgA gene encoding cell division protein CrgA, which produces MPKSRIRKKADYTPPPEKKAATLQLQNRNWAAPVMLALFGIGLLWIVVFYVTNGSLPVEALRNWNIVVGFGFIAAGFVVSTQWK; this is translated from the coding sequence GTGCCGAAGTCACGCATCCGCAAGAAGGCGGACTACACGCCTCCGCCGGAGAAGAAGGCCGCCACCCTGCAGTTGCAGAACCGCAACTGGGCGGCTCCGGTGATGTTGGCGCTGTTCGGCATCGGGCTGTTGTGGATCGTGGTGTTCTACGTGACCAACGGCTCCCTGCCGGTCGAGGCGCTGCGCAACTGGAACATCGTGGTGGGCTTCGGCTTCATCGCGGCGGGGTTCGTGGTCTCCACCCAGTGGAAGTGA